The genomic segment AGTGAGATCCTCGCGGCTGATCAGTGTCGCGTTGAAGAGAGTCTCGTCGGAAGGAGGAGCGCTGTCTGGCATGGCGTTGCGGCGTCGTCTCAACGGAGGCGTGGGCGGCAAGTGTTCGCTCAGGGCCTTGCCAGATCAACCGTCGGCCCGACCGACCTAGCTTCAAGTGTGGCGAAACTCCCCCAGCATCCCGGCGCGGGCCAGCTCGCCGTCGCGGTTTCCAAGGAAGACCACGCGACCGGGGCACCGCTCGCCGATGCAGCCGCCGTCCTGGTCGAGTACGGCGACTACGAGTGCCCGACGTGTGCCGCGACGCAGCCGGACGTCGAAAACTTGCTGGCGCACTTCGGCGATCGACTGGCGTTTGTCTTCCGGCACTTCCCGCTGACGACGGTCCATCCCCGAGCCAGCGTCGCAGCCCAAGCCGCCGAAGCCGCCGCCGCTCAGGGTCAGTTCTGGCCGATGCACCGAGCCCTCTATGCCAGGCCTGGCGGCGAAGCGACGGACGACCTCGAACGCCTCGCCCTTCGCGTCGGCCTCGAGACGTACAAGTTCAACGGCGATATCACCGCCGGCACCTACGCCGCTCGTGTCGCGACCGACGTCGAAGGCGGCAAAGCCAGCGGCGTCAGCGGCACGCCCACCTTCTTCCTCGACGGCCGACGCCTGTCGCGTGATCCGAAGGAGGCCCTGGCCGAGATTCGCCACTTTCTCCAGGACAAGGCCTGATGCCGGTTTATGCGGTTCCGCCATCGCTCACGAAGTTTGTCGTCGCCAAAGGCAGCGACGGCAGCTTCGTCGTCACGAGCGAGACGGACCGGTCCTTCGTCATCCCGTGCCGCGACCAAGCACAGGCCGAGGCGATCTGCTCGAAGCTCAACGCCGGTG from the Planctomycetota bacterium genome contains:
- a CDS encoding thioredoxin domain-containing protein; the encoded protein is MAKLPQHPGAGQLAVAVSKEDHATGAPLADAAAVLVEYGDYECPTCAATQPDVENLLAHFGDRLAFVFRHFPLTTVHPRASVAAQAAEAAAAQGQFWPMHRALYARPGGEATDDLERLALRVGLETYKFNGDITAGTYAARVATDVEGGKASGVSGTPTFFLDGRRLSRDPKEALAEIRHFLQDKA